A single genomic interval of Zunongwangia sp. HGR-M22 harbors:
- a CDS encoding Crp/Fnr family transcriptional regulator: MEKFIEYILRFGSLDQQQINLVLKKSKEIELNQDDYFWQAGKTINQVGFLIEGVLRVYYYNNASDEITRYFITENLLILYGYDIEVNYIPSEYLQAITNSKLIVFSKEDWKEISDAIVGWESIIQKITAKQHREKLERRSPLVEQDATTRYLEFIKNFPTLLNRIPLSFIASYLGITQSSLSRIRKNIR; this comes from the coding sequence ATGGAAAAATTCATTGAATACATTCTCCGATTTGGTAGCTTAGACCAACAGCAAATAAATCTAGTCCTCAAAAAATCGAAGGAAATTGAGCTTAATCAGGATGATTATTTTTGGCAGGCTGGAAAAACGATAAATCAGGTAGGTTTTTTAATAGAAGGCGTGCTAAGGGTATATTATTACAACAATGCAAGTGACGAAATAACGCGGTATTTTATTACGGAGAACCTATTAATCCTATATGGCTACGATATAGAGGTCAATTATATACCTTCCGAATATTTACAAGCTATCACAAATTCCAAACTCATTGTATTTTCTAAAGAAGATTGGAAAGAGATTTCAGATGCCATTGTAGGTTGGGAGAGCATTATTCAAAAAATCACCGCAAAACAGCATCGAGAAAAACTAGAAAGAAGAAGCCCCCTGGTGGAACAAGATGCCACCACCCGCTATTTAGAGTTTATCAAGAATTTTCCGACTTTACTAAACCGTATACCCTTATCTTTCATCGCTTCTTATTTGGGCATTACACAATCTTCCCTGAGCAGAATTAGAAAAAACATCCGCTAA
- a CDS encoding aldo/keto reductase, whose amino-acid sequence MISRKLGHNGLEVSAIGYGCMGLSFPNAPTKNESIKLIRSAYENGISLFDTAQAYGENEILVGEALEPIREKVVISTKFGFKEGNTRLGMDSSPKSIRATAEASLRRLKTDYIDVFYQHRVDPNIPIEEVAGTVKDLIQEGKVKHFGLCEADAKTIRKAHTVLPVTVLQSEYSMFYREPEEEIIPTLEELGIGLVPFSPLGKGFLTGTINTNTEFDETDSRNMSPRFTKENREANQELVDLVVSVAKNKDATPAQIALSWLLAQKPFIVPIPGTSKLHRLQENIGATTVLLTNYELSKINSALEAIKVVGDRYPKQVQKKIGK is encoded by the coding sequence ATGATTTCAAGAAAATTAGGACACAACGGATTGGAAGTATCGGCGATAGGCTATGGATGTATGGGATTAAGTTTTCCCAATGCCCCTACAAAAAACGAATCCATAAAATTAATACGTTCAGCTTATGAAAATGGCATTAGCCTATTCGATACGGCACAAGCTTATGGTGAAAACGAAATATTGGTCGGCGAAGCGCTGGAACCCATTCGAGAAAAGGTAGTCATTTCCACAAAGTTTGGTTTTAAGGAAGGTAATACAAGATTAGGAATGGACAGCAGCCCTAAAAGCATACGAGCTACTGCCGAAGCATCCCTTAGACGGTTAAAAACCGACTATATTGATGTATTCTATCAACACCGGGTAGACCCCAATATACCGATTGAGGAGGTGGCAGGAACGGTAAAAGACTTAATACAAGAAGGAAAAGTTAAGCATTTTGGACTTTGTGAAGCAGATGCCAAAACTATTCGTAAAGCACATACTGTATTACCTGTGACAGTTTTGCAAAGTGAATACTCAATGTTTTATCGGGAACCTGAAGAAGAAATCATTCCAACATTAGAAGAGTTGGGCATTGGCCTTGTGCCCTTCAGTCCATTAGGTAAAGGTTTTTTGACGGGAACTATTAATACCAATACTGAATTTGATGAAACCGATAGCCGAAATATGTCGCCACGCTTTACTAAAGAAAACAGAGAGGCTAATCAGGAGTTAGTAGATCTGGTAGTCTCCGTTGCTAAAAATAAAGATGCAACACCAGCGCAAATTGCACTTTCCTGGCTTTTAGCTCAAAAACCTTTCATTGTACCTATTCCGGGAACCTCAAAATTACATCGCTTGCAAGAAAACATTGGGGCTACTACTGTTTTATTAACAAATTACGAATTAAGCAAAATCAACTCTGCATTGGAAGCCATAAAAGTTGTAGGAGATCGTTACCCAAAACAAGTCCAAAAAAAGATAGGTAAATAA
- a CDS encoding helix-turn-helix domain-containing protein: protein MSTKILQNETIKDFYRKQDIIPPNELGHFNISTIEDLDNCFMEPIPYIRRNYYKVSLLKGKYKVHYADKTYTIQKQALVFSNPSIPYNWIPLEGKHSGAYCLFTPEFFHQFGTLDDYAVFQANGNHILELEEEQFLKVENCFKKMEETFSSNYAHKFDQLRNLIFEIVHLGTKLAPQTNNYKSNGESSKRITRAFLELLEHQFPIEAMDQQLTLSSPSDFANKLSLHVNYLNRILKKTMGSSTSQLIHDRIVREAKILLKHSSATISEIAYLLGFKEVTHFSNFFKKSEGIAPSDFRKV, encoded by the coding sequence ATGAGTACTAAGATTCTCCAAAACGAAACCATTAAGGATTTTTATCGCAAACAGGATATTATACCTCCTAACGAATTGGGGCATTTCAATATATCGACTATTGAAGATTTGGACAATTGTTTTATGGAACCCATCCCCTACATTCGAAGGAATTATTATAAAGTAAGCCTTTTAAAAGGGAAGTACAAAGTACATTATGCAGATAAAACATATACTATTCAAAAACAAGCCCTCGTATTTTCAAATCCTTCCATCCCCTACAACTGGATACCTCTTGAAGGCAAACATAGTGGGGCATATTGCCTGTTTACGCCCGAATTTTTTCATCAATTTGGGACGCTTGATGATTATGCGGTTTTTCAGGCTAATGGTAACCATATATTGGAATTGGAAGAGGAGCAGTTTCTAAAAGTAGAGAATTGTTTTAAAAAAATGGAAGAAACCTTCAGCTCCAATTATGCGCACAAATTTGACCAATTGCGCAACTTAATTTTTGAAATAGTGCACCTAGGGACCAAACTTGCGCCGCAAACCAACAATTATAAAAGTAACGGAGAATCGTCGAAACGTATTACCCGGGCATTTTTAGAATTGCTGGAACACCAATTCCCCATTGAAGCAATGGATCAACAATTAACCCTGTCTTCCCCCTCAGATTTTGCCAATAAATTATCCCTGCACGTTAATTATTTAAACAGAATACTAAAGAAAACAATGGGCAGCTCTACTTCACAACTGATTCACGACCGTATAGTAAGAGAAGCCAAGATATTATTGAAGCACTCTTCTGCTACTATTTCTGAAATAGCTTACCTGCTAGGTTTCAAAGAAGTTACTCATTTTTCTAATTTTTTTAAAAAATCAGAAGGAATAGCTCCCTCTGATTTTAGAAAGGTTTGA
- a CDS encoding SDR family oxidoreductase, which yields MHKKWLINGTSNGIGRVMTEKLLSQGDFVFATLRNTETLNDLQKKYPEQLKVEHLELTDKIEIQSAVDAAFNEFGKIDVVVSNAGYGLFGAVEELTDEMISHQIEVNLLGAIRFIKAVIPHFRIQQGGHIIQVSSEGGQYAYPGFSLYHASKWGIEGFVESIAKDLEPFRIYCTIAQPGPTGTSFGTSIKTGKSMKVYEGTPVHELLKLIEEDSFGELDDVNDVSQAIIESTKKDLPPLRLTIGNVANTNVKAALTERLNWLSSK from the coding sequence ATGCACAAAAAATGGTTAATCAACGGAACTTCAAACGGAATTGGACGGGTAATGACTGAAAAGTTATTGTCCCAGGGAGATTTTGTTTTTGCGACTTTACGAAATACAGAAACACTAAATGATCTTCAGAAAAAATATCCTGAACAACTTAAGGTAGAACATTTAGAGTTAACAGATAAAATTGAGATCCAATCTGCGGTAGATGCTGCCTTTAATGAATTCGGAAAGATAGATGTCGTTGTTAGTAATGCCGGTTATGGATTATTTGGAGCGGTAGAAGAATTAACTGATGAGATGATTTCACATCAAATCGAAGTCAATCTTTTAGGTGCTATTCGATTTATTAAAGCAGTGATTCCGCATTTCAGAATTCAGCAAGGAGGTCATATTATACAAGTTTCATCTGAAGGCGGGCAATATGCCTATCCCGGTTTTAGTTTATATCACGCCTCTAAATGGGGAATAGAAGGTTTTGTAGAATCGATAGCTAAAGACCTGGAACCTTTCCGTATCTATTGCACCATTGCCCAACCGGGACCTACGGGAACTAGTTTTGGAACAAGTATAAAAACAGGAAAATCGATGAAGGTATATGAAGGCACACCAGTACACGAGCTCTTAAAATTGATTGAAGAAGACAGCTTTGGAGAGTTAGATGATGTAAATGATGTTTCGCAGGCTATTATAGAAAGTACAAAGAAAGACCTTCCTCCACTTCGGCTAACCATAGGCAATGTGGCCAATACCAATGTAAAAGCGGCATTAACAGAACGTCTAAATTGGCTGAGCTCAAAATAA
- a CDS encoding helix-turn-helix transcriptional regulator: protein MNENETKRLSRLTAMLTQLQTKRLLTSTELANKFSVSVRTIYRDIRALEQAGVPIITEEGKGYSLMEGYKIPPVMFTEAQANALIIAEQLVLNNKDASFIKDYSEAIEKIKAVLRYSHKDKVNLLSERTRYDQNLNRERNSNNLSELQFALTNFRLTQIDYVNANEKLTTRIVEPFALLSTENWLLIAYCQLREEFRFFRLDRIKKLQVLDEHFEPHKMTLQEYFDKFY, encoded by the coding sequence ATGAACGAAAACGAAACAAAACGACTTTCACGACTCACTGCAATGCTAACACAGTTGCAAACGAAACGACTTTTGACTTCTACAGAATTAGCGAATAAGTTTTCGGTAAGCGTTAGAACGATTTACAGAGACATTCGAGCTTTGGAACAGGCCGGAGTTCCCATTATCACAGAAGAAGGCAAAGGATACTCATTAATGGAAGGATATAAAATTCCACCTGTAATGTTTACGGAAGCCCAAGCCAATGCATTAATCATAGCCGAGCAATTAGTGCTAAATAACAAGGATGCTTCATTTATAAAAGATTATTCAGAAGCGATTGAAAAAATCAAAGCGGTTTTAAGATACAGTCACAAAGACAAAGTGAATTTGCTTTCAGAAAGGACAAGGTATGACCAAAATCTAAACCGGGAAAGAAACAGTAACAATCTTTCCGAACTCCAATTTGCCTTAACCAATTTTCGTCTAACCCAAATAGACTATGTAAATGCTAACGAGAAATTGACCACTCGTATTGTAGAGCCATTTGCCTTACTAAGTACGGAAAATTGGTTGCTAATTGCATATTGCCAATTACGTGAAGAATTTCGTTTTTTCCGTTTAGATAGAATTAAAAAACTGCAAGTACTAGACGAACATTTTGAACCGCATAAAATGACCTTGCAGGAATACTTTGATAAATTTTATTAG
- a CDS encoding RidA family protein, with the protein MEKRTIDPWKWGEQTNSAQAVAVKNVEGTLYCSGQAAIDENGVPSNAEMRSQLIQTIQNLEKLINASGYECKNIVRLNVYTTSTQDFFTTCMDVYVPFLQKYGIKQATITKYSARR; encoded by the coding sequence ATGGAAAAAAGAACAATTGACCCCTGGAAATGGGGCGAGCAAACTAATTCAGCTCAAGCAGTAGCGGTGAAAAATGTAGAAGGAACGTTGTATTGTTCCGGACAGGCTGCAATAGACGAGAATGGTGTACCAAGCAATGCAGAGATGCGTTCCCAATTAATCCAAACTATTCAGAATTTAGAAAAGCTGATCAACGCATCGGGTTATGAATGCAAAAATATTGTAAGATTGAATGTTTACACTACTTCAACACAAGATTTTTTCACAACTTGTATGGATGTATATGTGCCTTTCTTACAAAAGTATGGTATAAAACAAGCCACAATAACTAAGTATTCGGCCCGCCGATAG